A single window of Nicotiana tomentosiformis chromosome 1, ASM39032v3, whole genome shotgun sequence DNA harbors:
- the LOC138905073 gene encoding uncharacterized protein, producing the protein MFLSEFVPQSLRDAWRTEFEKLYQDTMLVSEYAIRFSDLARHAPALVALVRERVRRFIEGLKHDIRIRMAQEMESDISFQQVVDIARRLEGMWDQEREGRRGKEREDNEARSDFLFLILVALM; encoded by the coding sequence ATGTTCCTAAgcgagtttgtacctcagtcccttcgggatgcatggcgcacagagtttgagaagCTGTACCAGGACACTAtgttagtgtcagagtatgccattagattcagtgatttggccagacatgcacctgctttggtcgctttGGTTAGGGAGCGAGTCCGtaggttcattgaggggctcaagcATGATATTCGGATCCGCATGGCTCAGGAGATGGAGTCAGATatttcatttcagcaggtggtagataTCGCTCGTCgattagagggcatgtgggaccaggagagagaggGCAGGCGAGGGAAGGAGAGAGAGGACAATGAGGCTAGGAGTGACTTTCTGTTCCTCATTTTGGTAGCTTTGATGTGA